One region of Syntrophobacterales bacterium genomic DNA includes:
- a CDS encoding fumarate hydratase gives MRELHVGEIIAAMEVLFIDANVDLSEEMMTAFNRAIEHETSSAGKEVLRELIRNAEIAKEERIPVCQDTGLAVTFLEIGQDVHMYGGLLEDAVNEGVRRAYDKGYLRKSCCDPFVRRNTGDNTPAIIHTRIVPGENVKITVFPKGGGSENYGEVRMMTPSQGRGGIKSFVIEMVKKGGPNSCPPIIVGIGIGGNLETAALLSKEALMVRLGVRSKDPSIAEFESELIAEINKTHIGPGGYGGFVTTLDVHIMVMPCHIASLPVAVNIQCHAHRMKQMIL, from the coding sequence GATGGAAGTGTTATTTATTGACGCAAATGTGGACCTGTCCGAAGAAATGATGACCGCTTTCAATAGGGCTATAGAGCATGAAACATCTTCTGCAGGGAAGGAAGTTCTGAGGGAACTGATAAGGAATGCGGAAATAGCGAAGGAAGAAAGGATTCCCGTTTGCCAGGATACAGGGCTTGCCGTGACATTTCTTGAAATAGGGCAGGATGTCCATATGTACGGAGGTTTGCTGGAGGACGCGGTTAATGAGGGCGTGAGAAGGGCGTACGATAAGGGCTATCTCAGAAAATCGTGTTGCGATCCTTTTGTAAGGCGTAATACAGGAGACAATACCCCAGCTATCATACATACAAGAATTGTACCTGGCGAGAACGTTAAGATTACCGTTTTCCCAAAGGGTGGCGGAAGTGAAAATTATGGCGAAGTAAGGATGATGACACCTTCACAGGGCAGGGGGGGGATCAAGTCATTTGTCATTGAAATGGTGAAAAAAGGGGGTCCAAATTCATGTCCACCCATTATTGTTGGCATTGGAATAGGCGGAAATTTAGAAACCGCTGCTCTTCTTTCCAAGGAAGCGTTGATGGTCCGTCTCGGAGTGCGAAGCAAAGACCCTTCCATTGCGGAGTTCGAGTCTGAACTCATAGCAGAGATCAACAAGACACATATCGGACCAGGAGGGTATGGAGGTTTTGTAACCACCTTGGATGTTCACATCATGGTAATGCCATGCCATATCGCTTCTCTACCGGTTGCAGTCAATATTCAATGTCATGCCCATAGAATGAAACAAATGATTCTGTAA
- a CDS encoding phosphatidylglycerol lysyltransferase domain-containing protein, which translates to MPEVPSFPEFKSIELGDRSVFTRILKEYQPETSEWTFTNLFIWRDHYRFRWSVYGNLLIITGEQDGTGAYVMQPMGPPPRRDTALTVLKWLRKEEGVSLPTIERVDAQMIEELHGAPGLFIEPTHDHYDYVYLRDDLVQLAGNKYRTKRNRINRITRNHSFTFEPLEERHLEACLELQSNWCEVRRSEEDLSLLGEWGAIQEAMENFEALGLQGGVITIGGKVKAFSVGEMLNDATAVIHIEKANPEISELYTIINQRCAQECWNVRYINREQDLGIPGLREAKLSYHPHHMAPKYRVTLTGFE; encoded by the coding sequence ATGCCAGAAGTTCCATCTTTTCCTGAGTTTAAATCCATTGAGCTTGGGGATCGCAGTGTTTTCACTCGTATTTTGAAAGAATACCAGCCTGAGACTTCGGAGTGGACCTTTACGAATCTTTTTATTTGGCGTGACCATTACCGGTTTCGGTGGTCCGTCTATGGAAATTTACTTATCATAACTGGTGAGCAAGACGGGACCGGCGCCTATGTGATGCAACCTATGGGGCCGCCCCCAAGACGAGACACCGCCCTGACGGTCTTGAAATGGCTTAGAAAGGAAGAAGGAGTATCCCTCCCAACCATAGAGAGGGTGGATGCGCAGATGATAGAAGAACTCCATGGAGCACCTGGTTTATTTATTGAGCCCACTCATGATCATTACGATTATGTCTACCTGAGAGATGATCTTGTGCAACTTGCCGGAAACAAGTATCGTACCAAGAGAAATCGCATCAACAGAATCACGCGAAATCACAGTTTCACGTTTGAACCCCTTGAGGAGCGCCATTTAGAAGCATGCCTTGAATTGCAATCTAATTGGTGCGAGGTACGACGTTCCGAGGAAGACCTTAGTCTCTTGGGAGAGTGGGGGGCAATTCAGGAAGCCATGGAGAATTTTGAGGCCCTCGGGCTTCAGGGAGGCGTGATCACTATCGGGGGAAAGGTGAAAGCCTTCTCTGTAGGTGAAATGCTGAATGACGCCACGGCGGTAATTCATATCGAGAAAGCAAATCCTGAAATATCGGAACTCTATACGATCATAAACCAACGATGCGCTCAGGAATGCTGGAATGTGCGTTATATCAACCGGGAGCAGGACCTTGGAATACCTGGGCTGAGAGAAGCCAAACTTTCCTATCACCCTCACCATATGGCACCCAAATACAGGGTTACTTTAACCGGCTTCGAGTAA
- a CDS encoding AAA family ATPase, producing MEKYVKPEFEQELAALNGESQDILLPKPANREQLQIAERIQKESAVVVQGPPGTGKTYTIANILGHFLAEGKSVLVTSQKSRALSVLQENYLKK from the coding sequence GTGGAAAAATATGTAAAGCCCGAATTTGAGCAAGAATTAGCTGCACTTAATGGTGAAAGTCAAGATATATTGCTGCCAAAACCAGCCAATAGGGAGCAGTTGCAAATTGCTGAACGCATCCAAAAAGAAAGTGCTGTTGTCGTACAAGGTCCGCCCGGAACAGGCAAAACGTATACCATTGCAAATATTTTGGGGCATTTTTTAGCAGAAGGAAAAAGTGTTTTGGTAACGAGCCAAAAATCAAGGGCACTAAGTGTCTTGCAAGAAAACTACCTGAAAAAATAA
- the purD gene encoding phosphoribosylamine--glycine ligase, with protein sequence MKVLIIGSGGREHALAWKLSQSDLVKSILCAPGNGGISDIADCVEIDVNNTDGLVRLAKREKIDLAVVGPENPLAQGIVDQFNGTGIAVFGPSMKGAEIEASKLFAKEMMVGNGIPTAPFRSFIDYDDAVRYIRDIAAPFVIKADGLCAGKGAYVIKDNEEAEKVLEDLMVRRIYGNAGVKIIIEDFLSGVEASCLAFTDGKTILPMLPSQDHKPLLDNGEGPNTGGMGAYTPIPFVDGQMDDLIHSQIMMPMIMALRNRGIVYKGVLYGGLMIRDGNPFVIEFNARLGDPETQPILFKMESDIVPILMACVEGHLDSIPEIKWKPGVSVCVVLASKGYPDKPEKGKAIRGLEELKKRDNVMVFHGGTKKTGDTYYTSGGRVLGVTATGNTYEEAIRIVYDAVSCIEFEGMQYRKDIAGKALKIMKERDTKHE encoded by the coding sequence ATGAAGGTACTTATCATAGGAAGCGGGGGCAGGGAGCACGCTCTTGCGTGGAAATTATCGCAATCGGATCTAGTAAAATCCATATTGTGCGCACCGGGAAATGGCGGCATATCGGACATTGCCGACTGCGTCGAGATTGATGTCAATAACACGGATGGGTTGGTTCGGCTGGCAAAGCGGGAGAAAATTGATCTTGCTGTTGTGGGGCCGGAAAACCCCTTGGCTCAAGGCATTGTAGATCAATTTAATGGTACCGGGATCGCAGTTTTTGGCCCGTCCATGAAAGGTGCCGAGATAGAAGCAAGCAAACTCTTCGCTAAGGAAATGATGGTTGGAAATGGAATACCGACGGCCCCCTTCAGGAGTTTTATCGATTACGATGATGCTGTGCGGTATATCAGGGACATTGCCGCGCCTTTCGTGATAAAGGCCGATGGTCTCTGCGCAGGGAAAGGTGCTTACGTAATAAAAGATAATGAAGAGGCGGAGAAGGTGCTGGAAGACCTCATGGTTCGTAGGATCTACGGGAATGCAGGTGTGAAGATTATCATTGAGGATTTCCTTTCCGGGGTAGAGGCGTCTTGCCTTGCGTTTACCGACGGAAAAACCATTCTGCCTATGCTTCCGTCCCAGGATCATAAGCCTCTTCTCGATAATGGTGAAGGGCCAAATACGGGAGGGATGGGGGCTTATACGCCCATACCTTTCGTGGATGGCCAGATGGATGACCTAATACATTCGCAGATCATGATGCCGATGATTATGGCTTTACGCAACCGAGGGATCGTATATAAGGGGGTATTATACGGCGGATTAATGATAAGAGACGGCAATCCCTTTGTCATTGAGTTTAATGCCCGATTGGGAGATCCGGAGACGCAACCCATTCTCTTCAAGATGGAAAGCGATATTGTTCCGATTTTAATGGCATGCGTGGAAGGACATCTGGACAGTATCCCCGAGATAAAGTGGAAACCAGGTGTTTCCGTTTGCGTGGTACTGGCTTCGAAAGGCTACCCGGACAAACCGGAGAAAGGAAAGGCGATAAGAGGTCTGGAGGAACTTAAAAAGCGTGACAACGTGATGGTTTTCCACGGGGGTACGAAAAAGACGGGAGATACGTATTACACGTCTGGAGGTAGGGTCCTAGGAGTGACCGCCACAGGCAATACGTACGAAGAAGCCATAAGAATTGTATATGATGCAGTGTCGTGTATCGAGTTTGAAGGCATGCAATACAGGAAAGATATCGCCGGTAAGGCGCTTAAAATTATGAAGGAAAGGGACACCAAGCATGAATAG
- a CDS encoding zinc-dependent alcohol dehydrogenase family protein has translation MRAMVITRIGSLGSGTNPLELIDMPVPIEGENDLLVRVSACGVCHTEIDEIEGRTAPAFLPIIPGHQIVGRVERAGKKVTKFKTGDRVGVAWIHSSCGKCRYCAEGNDNLCDNFKATGRDVHGGYAEFTLVPEDYAFPIPPSFPDIEAAPLLCSGAIGYRSLRFTDLQDGENLGLTGFGASAHLVIQMALHMYPRSKIFVFARSESERGLARELGAFWTGRIEDDPSEKLHAIIDTTPAWKPILESMKNLRKGGRLVVNAIRKESTDKESLLDLDYPTHLWLEKELKSVANVARWDVSKFLELAAEIPIRPEIQIFDLEEANRAVAELRESKIRGAKVLKIGQ, from the coding sequence ATGAGAGCGATGGTAATAACGAGGATCGGCAGCCTTGGCTCAGGGACCAACCCATTGGAACTGATAGATATGCCTGTGCCCATTGAAGGAGAGAATGATCTCCTTGTGAGGGTCTCAGCCTGTGGGGTTTGTCACACGGAAATTGATGAGATAGAAGGACGGACAGCCCCTGCTTTTCTCCCTATAATCCCTGGACATCAGATCGTAGGGAGAGTCGAAAGGGCCGGAAAGAAGGTAACCAAGTTCAAAACAGGAGACCGCGTCGGCGTGGCTTGGATTCACTCTTCCTGCGGGAAATGTCGGTACTGCGCCGAGGGTAATGACAATCTGTGTGACAACTTTAAGGCAACCGGCAGGGATGTCCATGGCGGTTATGCCGAGTTTACCTTGGTCCCAGAAGATTATGCATTTCCGATTCCGCCATCATTTCCTGATATTGAAGCTGCTCCCCTGCTTTGCTCCGGAGCGATCGGTTACCGTTCTTTGAGGTTTACGGACTTGCAAGATGGAGAAAATTTGGGTCTTACCGGGTTCGGCGCGTCCGCCCATCTTGTGATACAGATGGCACTTCACATGTACCCGAGAAGCAAGATTTTTGTTTTCGCAAGAAGCGAGTCCGAAAGGGGGCTGGCGCGAGAGCTTGGGGCCTTTTGGACAGGACGTATAGAGGATGATCCTTCAGAGAAACTTCATGCAATTATTGATACAACACCCGCTTGGAAACCGATCTTGGAGTCTATGAAGAACCTCAGAAAAGGAGGTCGGCTTGTCGTAAATGCTATTCGCAAAGAGTCAACCGACAAAGAGTCTCTTCTTGACCTCGACTACCCCACTCACTTATGGCTCGAGAAGGAGCTGAAAAGCGTGGCTAATGTCGCACGGTGGGATGTAAGCAAATTTCTTGAGTTGGCAGCGGAGATACCGATAAGACCAGAGATCCAGATATTCGACCTTGAGGAAGCGAATAGGGCTGTAGCCGAACTTAGGGAAAGCAAAATACGAGGCGCTAAGGTCTTGAAAATAGGCCAATAA
- a CDS encoding DUF559 domain-containing protein — MDLVVNCGNRKIALECDGECYHSTEEQVKNDMERQTILERLGWYFIRIRGSEFYRSKEKTFERLTSELENYNIYPEDMVSENKNERSLLEKIKIRATQIREEWEAEYNAEQDEAITTNTTFSNIGNQNE; from the coding sequence ATTGACCTGGTTGTAAATTGTGGAAATAGAAAAATAGCACTTGAATGTGACGGTGAATGCTATCACAGCACCGAAGAACAGGTTAAAAATGATATGGAGCGGCAAACTATTTTAGAACGTTTGGGCTGGTATTTTATCCGCATTAGGGGCAGTGAATTTTATCGTAGTAAAGAAAAAACTTTTGAGCGACTAACGAGTGAACTTGAAAATTATAATATTTATCCCGAAGATATGGTGTCGGAAAATAAAAACGAACGCTCTTTGCTTGAAAAAATCAAAATCAGAGCAACGCAAATCCGCGAGGAGTGGGAAGCGGAATATAACGCAGAGCAGGATGAAGCTATTACTACAAATACCACTTTTTCTAATATAGGTAATCAAAATGAATAA
- a CDS encoding IMP cyclohydrolase, which yields MKIRRAVISVSSKDYLSELALFLKNSGVELLSTGGTKKFLDDIGADPLEVSSYTGFPEIMDGRVKTLHPKIHGGILNIRDNEEHQKAMESLDIKHIDMIVVNLYPFKEVINKGCTFEEAIENIDIGGPSMIRAAAKNFKYMTVVIDPDDYGKVMEEMKTHYGETTEEFRFYLAKKVFYLTSDYDRAIHAYLFESKL from the coding sequence GTGAAGATCAGAAGGGCAGTGATAAGTGTCTCCAGCAAGGACTATTTATCGGAACTTGCATTGTTTCTTAAAAATAGCGGGGTGGAGCTATTGTCTACCGGGGGCACAAAGAAATTTCTTGACGACATCGGTGCCGATCCCTTGGAGGTTAGTTCTTATACAGGTTTTCCAGAAATAATGGATGGGAGAGTTAAGACACTCCATCCAAAAATTCATGGAGGAATTCTCAACATACGAGACAACGAAGAACATCAGAAAGCAATGGAATCTCTGGACATAAAACATATTGATATGATCGTCGTGAACCTCTATCCCTTTAAGGAAGTGATAAACAAAGGCTGTACATTCGAAGAAGCAATTGAGAATATCGACATCGGGGGGCCTTCAATGATTCGGGCTGCTGCGAAGAATTTCAAATACATGACTGTTGTGATTGATCCGGACGATTACGGAAAAGTAATGGAAGAAATGAAGACCCACTATGGAGAGACTACTGAGGAGTTTAGATTTTATCTCGCGAAAAAAGTTTTTTATCTGACTTCGGATTATGACAGGGCGATTCATGCGTACCTGTTTGAATCAAAACTTTAG
- the ispG gene encoding flavodoxin-dependent (E)-4-hydroxy-3-methylbut-2-enyl-diphosphate synthase, with the protein MKRKKTKTIKVGNVSIGGNSPIVVQSMLKADPENFQQTLNQTRELKKAGCEIVRIALPELDTCKIVPFLKEETDVPIVGDIHFNHKIALRAMESGIDGIRINPGTINNVRKIKEIALLAKDTSTPVRIGINIGSIEKRLLQNHAKPNAKTMVESALYYTKLFEDAGWTQLKVSLKASDIFETIEAYKKFSKVSDYPLHVGITEAGPVFSGVIKSSIGIGILLNEGIGDTIRVSLTGNPTYEVIAAYHILRDMGLRKTGINIISCPTCGRCKTNLAEIVEQFEKDIADIGMYLNVALMGCKVNGPGEAKDADVGIAFGKTKAVLFVKGRIVKTDIPNEMARSILKEEIYNLVES; encoded by the coding sequence ATGAAAAGAAAGAAGACAAAGACAATTAAAGTCGGTAATGTTTCTATAGGGGGGAATAGTCCAATAGTGGTTCAATCCATGCTCAAGGCGGATCCGGAAAACTTTCAGCAAACACTGAATCAGACAAGAGAACTGAAGAAAGCAGGATGCGAGATTGTAAGGATTGCCCTTCCCGAGCTTGATACATGTAAGATCGTCCCCTTCCTGAAAGAGGAAACAGATGTTCCGATTGTCGGAGATATTCATTTTAATCATAAAATTGCCCTCCGGGCCATGGAGTCGGGTATAGATGGAATAAGGATAAACCCGGGAACAATAAACAATGTTCGGAAGATAAAAGAAATTGCCCTGCTTGCAAAAGATACGAGTACACCCGTGCGGATCGGCATCAATATCGGTTCAATAGAAAAACGCCTGCTCCAAAATCATGCGAAGCCCAACGCGAAGACTATGGTAGAGAGTGCATTATATTATACAAAGCTTTTTGAGGATGCCGGCTGGACACAACTCAAAGTCTCTCTCAAGGCATCAGACATTTTCGAGACCATAGAGGCATACAAAAAATTTTCAAAAGTGTCGGATTACCCACTTCACGTGGGCATCACGGAAGCCGGGCCTGTGTTTTCGGGAGTCATCAAATCGTCCATAGGCATAGGTATCTTACTTAACGAAGGTATCGGGGATACAATAAGAGTATCTCTCACAGGTAATCCAACCTACGAGGTAATTGCCGCCTATCACATTCTGCGGGACATGGGTCTCAGAAAAACCGGTATAAATATCATATCATGCCCTACATGCGGCAGATGCAAAACAAATCTGGCAGAGATTGTAGAGCAATTTGAAAAGGACATTGCGGATATTGGGATGTATCTCAATGTAGCTCTTATGGGTTGTAAGGTTAACGGTCCGGGAGAGGCGAAGGATGCTGATGTGGGCATAGCCTTCGGTAAAACTAAGGCCGTCCTGTTCGTCAAAGGAAGAATTGTCAAAACCGATATACCGAATGAGATGGCTAGATCCATCCTCAAGGAAGAGATTTACAATCTGGTTGAATCTTGA
- a CDS encoding 3-isopropylmalate dehydrogenase, translating to MNRNYNIAVIPGDGTGPEVITEGVKVLNAVSHKLGFTLSYTEYDLGGERYMRTGDLLPESVLSELRQFNAIYLGAIGHPDVKPGILEKEILLKARFELDQYVNLRPVKLYEGVDTPLKNKGPAEIDFVVVRENTEGLYTGAGGVLKKGTKDEVAVQESINTRKGVERCVRFAFQYTKKRGKEKKLTLCGKTNVLTYAFDLWSRTFYDVAKEYSDITADYAHVDAMSMWMIKNPEWFDVIVTDNMFGDIITDLGAMIQGGMGIACGGNINPEGVSMFEPIGGSAPKYTGMNVINPLAAIMAGGMLLEFIGEQEASDLIEKAVQQAIVKNIKSQDAGKMGMGTCEVGDLVAKIVTNL from the coding sequence ATGAATAGGAATTACAATATTGCAGTCATTCCAGGAGACGGAACCGGCCCGGAAGTAATCACCGAAGGCGTAAAAGTTCTTAATGCTGTATCCCACAAATTGGGTTTCACTCTCAGCTATACGGAATATGACCTCGGGGGCGAAAGATATATGAGGACAGGCGACCTGCTTCCGGAGAGCGTTTTATCCGAACTGAGGCAATTCAACGCAATCTATCTCGGCGCCATCGGTCACCCTGACGTGAAGCCTGGCATTCTTGAAAAAGAGATACTCCTGAAGGCAAGGTTTGAACTGGACCAGTATGTAAACCTGAGACCCGTAAAACTCTACGAAGGAGTCGATACGCCTCTCAAAAACAAGGGACCTGCAGAGATTGACTTTGTGGTAGTCAGGGAGAATACCGAGGGTCTGTATACGGGTGCTGGCGGTGTACTGAAGAAGGGCACTAAAGATGAGGTAGCAGTTCAGGAGTCGATCAACACGCGTAAAGGGGTGGAAAGATGTGTAAGGTTTGCTTTCCAGTATACAAAAAAACGGGGCAAGGAAAAGAAGCTCACTTTATGCGGGAAAACAAATGTTCTCACGTACGCGTTTGATCTCTGGTCAAGGACGTTTTATGATGTTGCGAAAGAGTATTCTGATATAACGGCAGATTATGCACATGTTGATGCCATGAGCATGTGGATGATCAAGAATCCCGAATGGTTCGACGTTATCGTGACAGACAACATGTTTGGAGATATTATCACGGACCTAGGGGCCATGATACAGGGCGGAATGGGAATAGCGTGCGGTGGCAATATCAACCCTGAGGGCGTGTCGATGTTCGAGCCTATTGGTGGTTCCGCACCAAAATATACGGGCATGAACGTCATAAACCCGCTCGCGGCGATTATGGCCGGCGGGATGCTCCTGGAGTTTATAGGTGAACAGGAAGCCTCAGATCTTATTGAGAAAGCTGTTCAGCAGGCCATTGTCAAGAACATAAAGTCGCAGGATGCAGGAAAAATGGGTATGGGGACCTGTGAGGTAGGAGACCTTGTTGCCAAAATAGTGACAAACCTTTAG
- a CDS encoding Fe-S-containing hydro-lyase, whose translation MEIRRIQSPLEDAVIESLKSGDKVFLSGYIYTARDAAHKRFVETLKEGRALPFDIAGQIIYYCGPTPAPPGKIIGACGPTTSSRMDAYTPTLLSLRLKGMIGKGKRSETVKDAIKKYKAVYFGATGGAGALLSKTVVSFESIAYEDLGPEAVVRLGVKDMPLFVINDVYGSDLYETGMTRYKE comes from the coding sequence ATGGAAATAAGGCGCATTCAAAGCCCCTTAGAAGATGCTGTTATAGAGTCGTTGAAATCAGGAGACAAGGTCTTCTTGAGCGGCTATATCTATACGGCAAGAGACGCTGCCCATAAGAGATTTGTTGAGACTCTGAAAGAGGGGAGGGCACTTCCTTTTGATATTGCCGGGCAGATCATATACTACTGTGGGCCGACACCAGCGCCTCCAGGGAAAATTATCGGCGCATGCGGACCCACCACAAGTTCAAGGATGGATGCGTATACCCCGACATTACTTTCTCTGAGATTAAAAGGAATGATAGGCAAGGGGAAGCGGTCAGAGACCGTGAAGGATGCGATAAAGAAGTACAAGGCGGTTTATTTCGGGGCAACGGGTGGCGCAGGTGCGCTTCTTTCAAAGACCGTTGTCTCCTTTGAGTCTATCGCATATGAAGACTTAGGCCCGGAGGCAGTGGTCAGGCTCGGAGTAAAGGATATGCCTTTGTTCGTAATTAACGATGTGTACGGAAGTGATTTGTATGAGACAGGGATGACAAGATACAAAGAATAA
- a CDS encoding APC family permease: MGEDISDHKLTFVEKVKRTLIGTPRSVTEPSIFHKISLIPILAWIGLGADGLSSASYGPEETFRALGQHTYLVIFLALATVFTVIVISYTYSRIIEHFPQGGGYIVATHTINKGAGVISGCALLVDYMFTITVSLVSCGDSIFSFFPLSFQKYKLIFVGFLIIVLVVFNLRGVKESVKMFVPIFFIFVVTHAVLIGYGIVSHASQVRPLTENLTAGFTGGFSTLGCVGMMGIFLRAFSMGGTYTGIEAVSNAMHIMREPKIKTGKRTMIYMATSLAVTAGGLLICYLLFNIKPTEGKTLNAILSEKVFGEWPLGNVVALVTILSEGAILVVAAQSGFASGPAVMANMAIDRWLPRRFAALSERLTMQDGVLLMGVAAFAILIYTHGSITSLVIMYSINVFVTFSLSQFGMARFFMKNKEKGKNGKKHIVIHLIGFMVCVTILVVTLYEKFEEGGWVTIVITSFVIGLCYLIRRHYNKVSQVMGKLADMLSDIPAVTPFNAKPVDLRNMTAILLVSGFNGFGLHTLLSIVRSFPNVYANFIFVAVAEIDSGTFKGIAEIEALKASVKKDLEKYVKITRQHGFPADFRMDVGTDVVDTVTELAETVVREFPRSTVFTGKLVFRHENPFQKILHNETAFSIQRRLQWNGVATVILPIRVSM; this comes from the coding sequence ATGGGCGAAGATATCTCAGACCATAAGTTGACTTTCGTTGAAAAAGTGAAACGGACGCTCATAGGGACACCCCGAAGTGTTACCGAGCCTTCCATATTCCACAAGATTTCGCTAATTCCAATACTTGCATGGATAGGACTTGGCGCCGACGGTCTGTCATCTGCTTCGTATGGTCCAGAAGAAACATTCAGAGCTTTGGGGCAGCACACTTACCTGGTCATTTTTCTGGCTTTGGCAACCGTTTTCACCGTGATCGTTATATCTTATACTTACTCTAGGATAATTGAGCATTTTCCACAGGGAGGAGGTTACATCGTCGCAACCCACACCATTAACAAAGGCGCGGGTGTAATTTCGGGATGCGCTCTTCTTGTCGACTACATGTTCACCATTACTGTATCCCTTGTATCGTGCGGTGATTCTATTTTCAGTTTTTTTCCTCTCTCGTTTCAGAAATACAAACTGATTTTTGTAGGATTTCTCATTATTGTTCTGGTTGTTTTTAATCTGAGAGGAGTAAAAGAGTCAGTGAAGATGTTTGTACCTATTTTCTTTATTTTTGTTGTAACTCATGCCGTACTCATAGGATACGGCATAGTGAGTCATGCGTCCCAGGTAAGACCTTTGACGGAGAATCTGACTGCAGGCTTCACCGGGGGATTTTCGACTCTTGGATGCGTAGGTATGATGGGTATATTCCTGCGCGCTTTCTCTATGGGCGGTACTTATACAGGAATTGAGGCTGTCTCCAATGCTATGCACATCATGCGGGAACCAAAAATTAAGACCGGAAAACGGACCATGATATATATGGCCACTTCGCTGGCCGTAACCGCAGGGGGACTCCTCATATGCTATCTTCTGTTCAATATAAAACCAACAGAAGGGAAGACTCTGAACGCCATCCTTTCCGAGAAAGTTTTCGGAGAATGGCCCCTGGGTAACGTCGTCGCCCTGGTCACGATATTATCGGAGGGCGCTATTCTTGTTGTAGCAGCCCAGTCTGGTTTTGCGAGCGGTCCGGCCGTCATGGCGAACATGGCGATAGACCGCTGGCTTCCACGCCGGTTCGCAGCTCTTTCCGAGCGACTGACAATGCAAGATGGTGTATTGTTAATGGGTGTGGCCGCATTTGCCATCCTTATTTATACACATGGCTCCATTACATCCCTTGTAATCATGTACTCAATTAACGTGTTTGTTACTTTTTCCCTATCCCAGTTCGGAATGGCCAGATTTTTCATGAAAAATAAGGAGAAAGGCAAAAACGGAAAAAAACATATTGTTATCCACCTTATAGGATTTATGGTTTGCGTAACAATCCTAGTAGTTACTCTTTACGAAAAATTTGAAGAGGGCGGATGGGTTACCATCGTAATCACTTCCTTTGTGATAGGATTATGTTACCTTATACGAAGGCACTATAATAAAGTGAGTCAAGTCATGGGAAAACTGGCCGACATGTTATCCGACATACCTGCAGTTACTCCTTTTAACGCCAAACCGGTTGACCTCAGGAATATGACTGCAATATTGCTGGTAAGTGGGTTTAACGGGTTTGGACTTCATACGCTCTTGTCAATCGTTCGGTCTTTCCCTAATGTGTATGCCAATTTTATCTTTGTCGCTGTCGCGGAAATTGATTCTGGTACCTTCAAAGGCATTGCCGAAATTGAAGCACTGAAAGCCTCCGTGAAAAAAGATCTCGAGAAATACGTGAAAATTACGCGTCAGCATGGATTTCCAGCAGATTTCAGAATGGATGTGGGAACGGATGTCGTGGATACAGTGACCGAGCTTGCGGAAACGGTAGTAAGAGAGTTTCCGAGGTCGACAGTATTCACCGGAAAACTAGTGTTTCGTCACGAGAACCCTTTTCAGAAAATACTCCATAATGAGACCGCTTTTTCCATCCAACGAAGGCTCCAATGGAACGGCGTGGCAACAGTGATTCTGCCGATCCGCGTGTCAATGTAA